Proteins from one Sabethes cyaneus chromosome 2, idSabCyanKW18_F2, whole genome shotgun sequence genomic window:
- the LOC128737271 gene encoding uncharacterized protein LOC128737271 produces the protein MGSKSEKKRTFRTILTEVTTVENGFVCCRIDTRVKCDYKQKQVRLDCGNFIRHVRVEHGVLAKQVGLLPPEDCPEEKKRKVVRKVSVAIDRLAVTEAIVKLVTIHHLPPCAVEWEGMRTLLNPISKALGISLDRFTAQSYVDLVANAVREIITTEVKCRLISVKIDSACRQSKQILAINSQFAVNGEIVVRSLGIIELKEKQTAKQLKTEIIRILDNYNISVEQVFSVTYDNGVNQLQQPSQPIDATEVSDNDDATEEAAATLTLDGLKHELGKSIDLVRCAVHIMQPAVTEVVDYSDREIGDITLVAKNCRKPIYETVFDQVTLPPLHSKTSWGSVFLVLEHFCKNEQFFKNLGSQYSELDLSGHWDYIKDYVAAFTPVYNCVKNMQGKHVSLADFNLRWIHTIFEVGKLGSTNRFALDLSASLNRRLASLKNSMAYNCALFVDPRVHYYKSTLFDAQEKDKIKKYIAATWEKFSQLQSEPAAKVIKTEQGVEQDEMDLMISKMFGGSNAGISKEVPLFEKQLNTLDVEQRKTTAVDLWDHWMGRKGSHPELHALASIFLAVPSNQVAVERAYGALDLVLSDMRTEWSDGTLHNILIVKSNRQLLDRALKMAEPQLLALDDH, from the exons ATGGGATCGAAATCGGAGAAAAAGCGAACCTTTCGGACCATTCTAACGGAAGTTACCACTGTCGAAAACGGTTTCGTATGCTGTCGAATTGATACGCGCGTAAAGTGTGATTATAAACAGAAGCAGGTTCGTCTCGATTGCGGAAACTTCATCCGCCATGTTCGGGTGGAACACGGGGTTCTGGCGAAGCAGGTAGGATTACTGCCGCCAGAAGATTGTCccgaggaaaagaaaagaaaagtcgTACGAAAGGTTTCCGTAGCCATCGACCGGCTCGCGGTTACGGAAGCGATCGTTAAGCTTGTCACGATTCACCATCTGCCGCCGTGCGCCGTCGAGTGGGAGGGAATGCGAACTCTGTTGAATCCGATCTCGAAAGCACTCGGCATTTCGCTGGACCGATTCACTGCCCAAAGCTACGTGGATCTGGTGGCAAATGCCGTGAGGGAAATTATAACAACGGAAGTTAAATGTCGTTTAATAAGTGTTAAAATCGATTCTGCCTGCCGGCAGAGTAAACAAATTCTGGCCATCAATAGCCAATTTGCTGTCAACGGAGAAATTGTGGTTCGATCGCTTG GTATAATTGAACTTAAAGAAAAGCAGACGGCAAAACAGCTCAAAACGGAAATAATAAGAATTTTGGACAACTACAATATATCGGTGGAACAAGTATTTTCAGTAACTTATGACAATGGTGTAAACCAGCTACAGCAACCGTCACAACCAATCGATGCTACTGAAGTATCCGATAATGATGACGCGACGGAAGAGGCGGCTGCCACTCTTACCCTGGATGGATTGAAGCACGAACTAGGCAAATCCATTGATCTGGTTAGATGTGCGGTGCACATCATGCAGCCCGCAGTAACGGAGGTAGTTGACTATTCCGATCGAGAAATAGGAGACATCACGCTGGTTGCGAAGAACTGCAGGAAACCGATCTATGAAACGGTCTTCGATCAGGTGACACTGCCGCCGCTTCACAGCAAAACAAGTTGGGGTAGTGTTTTCCTGGTGTTGGAGCACTTTTGCAAAAACGAACAATTCTTTAAAAACCTTGGATCTCAATACAGTGAATTGG ACTTGTCTGGACATTGGGACTATATTAAGGATTATGTGGCAGCCTTTACACCTGTATATAATTGTGTCAAAAATATGCAGGGAAAGCACGTTTCGCTGGCGGATTTTAACTTGCGGTGGATACACACAATATTTGAAGTCGGCAAGCTTGGTAGTACAAATCGTTTTGCGCTGGACTTATCCGCTTCCCTCAATAGACGCCTagcgtcgttgaaaaacagtaTGGCCTATAATTGTGCACTTTTCGTGGACCCGCGAGTACACTACTATAAATCTACCCTGTTTGATGCACAAGAGAAGGATAAGATCAAGAAATACATCGCGGCTACATGGGAGAAATTTTCCCAGCTTCAGTCGGAACCTGCCGCAAAGGTCATAAAGACGGAACAGGGAGTCGAACAGGACGAGATGGATTTGATGATTAGCAAAATGTTTGGAGGGTCAAATGCAGGAATTTCCAAAGAAGTACCGTTATTTGAGAAGCAATTGAATACTCTCGATGTGGAACAACGTAAAACTACTGCCGTCGATCTATGGGACCACTGGATGGGGCGCAAAGGGTCGCATCCCGAGCTGCACGCTCTTGCTTCGATTTTTCTTGCCGTTCCATCAAACCAAGTTGCCGTCGAACGAGCATACGGTGCATTGGACCTGGTTTTGTCCGACATGCGTACTGAGTGGTCCGATGGGACACTGCACAATATTCTGATTGTTAAGTCGAACCGACAGCTACTGGACAGGGCACTAAAGATGGCCGAGCCTCAGTTATTAGCATTGGACGACCATTGA